GTTAATTCCAAGTTCCTTAACAATTGATTCAATTGCATTGATGGTTAACCTACTGTTTGGTTGATATTTTGAAACAAATACAGCATCACCATTGTCTTTTCGCGTGCCCAAGTATTGCATTAAATGCAACTTAGTCCGTGCATCAAAGTATATTTCACGCTGACTATTTCCTTTACCAAGCACAATACTTGACCGTTCTTCAAAATTAACGTCACTAATATTCATTCGAGCTAATTCACCAACACGAATACCAGTGGATGCAAGCATTTCGATAATTGTTAAATCACGAAGATTATCAGCCGTATCACGGAGCACTTCCATTTCTTCATCCGACAATGCTTCTTTAACAACCTTCATCGTTTTTACTTTGTGAATGCGTCGGACAGGACTCTTACTGATATAATCTTCATCTTCCAACCACGAAAAGAAGCTAGACAAAATACGCCGAATATTATCAATCGTAACTTTACTAGATCCATTGGTTTCTTGATAATCAGCCAAGTATCTTCTTAAGTCATCAGTACTAATCAACTTAATCCACTTTTCCACAGAACTATACATCTTTGTAATAGTTGAATGGTAATATGCTAATGATTTTTCAGAACACCCTTCAACTCGCTTAGCCGCAATAAACAACCGCACAAAATCGGTATTAGTCATTTCCGGGTGTGGCAGTTTCATGGTCACATCTACTCCATCCAAATGTTTACTAAGCGACTTACCTAACCTTTCAATTAACGTATCTGTCATTAGTTCAGCCATATCATCAATAACATTTTGAATCAGTTCTTCTTTCATTGTCACACTCCGTGGTCTTAATGAAAAAAGTATACCGACAATGTGTGTCCAATGCTAAATGATAATTTAGCTGCTTAGTCTAGATCAATTTTGCCAGCTAAAAGTTTAGGTAAAAGAGAATCACGAAGTACGCTTAAATTTTGATTCATTTGATTATTTGCATTTATTTGCATAAACATGGGTTCTAATAATTTTCCAAATTCAACGTTGGCGCGAAAATTGGGTAATTCAAGTTCAATCCCACCAATATCCTGTGGTCTCACTGCGGGATAAGTTGATGTGCTTCCTTCTGCTATTGCCTGCAAACCTTTAACAATTTGATTATCTGTTAATAATACAAATAAATGGAATGGACTAATTTTGTCCGTATTAGCAGTTATGGTTGTGAAACCTGTTGAAACTAATAGATTGTCATCTGGATTTAGCATTATGCCATAGTGCTTTTGATTTGGACGCACTGTTGAATACACAATGTCTAAATTCTTTATATGACGCCGTGCTCGACTTGGTATTTTTTCTAACATTGGATTAAGAACCTGAATCTCATCGATACTATTTTCAGTTATATTTGACGTGTCCAAGTATTGAATGGTAGCTAAAAGTTCAGCTTTCTTAGCACTAACACTATTCAATGCGGCAAGTTCATCAATTGTGTACGCTTGTAATTCGCTTAAGTGTTCTAATTTAAATTGACCAACTAACGTGGATGACAATTCAAGTAAATTATCATTTATCCGCCGATTCAGTTGGATTTTATGATTAAATAAAAAGAGAGTTTTGGCAATTGATCGCTGAATTTCAAATGATGGAATTTCAAATTCAAATTCCATTATAGCTTTCTTATCCCCACGCGGCATTTTAGTTCCTTTTACCGAACCCATCACACGATTAAAAAACTCATCTTGAAAAAGTAACCAGAAAAGATACTCTGGCAAAACTATTTGCTCATTTGCACGAAAGTTGAGAACATCAGCGGAATTACCACCATTTTCAGTTGCAAACCAAATTTTTTTGAAATATGGTCGAATATTTGAAATAAGAATGTCTTTAGGTTTAAACTTTGTTACCTTCCCAGTGTCTGGAAGCCTAGTTGCTATTCCCTTCCCTCCGCGATTTGGTAGAAGATTTTCAGTACTAACATAATTTTCAATCGTAATTTCTGAAACTCCAACTTTGTCACTTACATAATACGCAATCTCAGAAAGCTTAAATTTCATAACCAATTCCCTTCAACGCCTTCCGAATTTGTTCTTCAAGCTCAGCGGATTGTTTGAATTGTTCTGAAAGCTCACTAGCAAGGCGAGTCATTTTTTCTTCAAACGGTTCGCCATCGTCCTCTACTTCAGCTAATCCAACATAGCGACCAGGCGTTAATACATAATCATTCTTAGCAATTTCGTCCAATGTAGCCGCCTTAGCGAATCCTGCAACATCTTCATAGTCTTGTCCATTCGTACCCTTGTATGCATGATACGCATCTGCAATTTTGGCAATGTCCTCACGAGAAAATGCTTTGTGAGTGCGGTCAGCCATGAAACCTACATTACGTGCATCAATAAATAAAGTTTCACCCTTACGATTACGTTCATCAGATGATGTTTTGTCCATATCGATAAACCAGAGTGACACTGGAATTTGAGTTGAGTAAAACATTTGTCCTGGCAACGCCACAATTGCATCAATTTTATCTGCATTAAGAAGCGCTTTACGAATTGCATATTCTTCCTTAGTTGACGTTGAAAGTGCACCATTGGCTAAAACAAATGCCGCCTTACCATCTGGTGTCAGCTTGCTTACAATGTGTTCAATCCAAGCGTAATTAGCATTATTTTCAGGCGGTACCCCGTAAGTCCAACGAGCATCTTCCTTCAGTCGATCACCACCCCACTTTTTCAAATTAAACGGTGGGTTTGCTAAAACATAATCAAAGCGTACCCCCTTGTGCAGATCATTCAAGAAAGTGTCACCTTGTTGCGGGCCAAAGTCATTATCAATGCCACGAATAGCTAGATTCATCTTTGCTAATTTCCAAGTAGTTGGGTTTGCTTCTTGACCATATACAGACAAGTCGGCAATATTCCCTTGATGCTCCTTAACAAATTCTTCAGATTGTACGAACATACCACCTGAACCAGCCGCAGGGTCATAAATTTTACCTTTATATGGTTCAATCATTTCAACCAATGTACGAACGATTGAACGTGGTGTGTAGAATTCTCCACCGTTTTTTCCTTCTGCACTAGCAAATTGACTCAAGAAAAATTCATACACACGACCAAGTACGTCATTCTTGCGTGATTCTTCAGTACCAACTTGGATGTTAGAAATCAGATCAATAACAGCACCAAGACGAACTTTGTCTAAATCATCAGAAGCATAGTTTTTTGGTAGAACACCCTTGATTTGATTATTTTCTCGTTCAATCGCAATCATCGCCTTGTCAATAACATCACCAATTTCAGGTGTTTTAGATGCCGCATCAATTACAGACCAACGTGCTTCTTTAGGTAGCCAGAAGATGTTCTTTTCAAGATATGCGTCTTGATCTTCAGAATCTTCTGGATAATCACTGTTCAACAATTCTTGGTAACGTTCTTCAAATGAATCTGAAACGTACTTCAAGAAGATTAATCCAAGCACCACATTACGATACTCAGAAGCGTCCATGCTTCCACGTAATTCATCTGCGGCAGCCCAGAGTTGATCTTCAATCTTTAATTCTCCACTTTGTTTAGCCATGTATTATCACCTTTTTATTTATATACTCATTTATTTACATTTCATTGAAATAAAGTTCAAAAGTAATGGTGTATCTACGTCTAGTAGAATACATCCTGTTAGAGTTTATTTAACAAACCCAAAATTTTTATATCTAAATTTTCAATTCTAGTCTTTGTCCTCTTCAAATCCCTTTCGACTTGTTCAATATTAACCTCAACGTCTTCATACGTATCAATATAACGATTAATGTTCAAATTATAATCATTTTTAATTATATCATCATAAGATACTGCTTTTGCATATTTAGCAATATTTTCACGCTTATTATACGCATCAATAATACGGTCAATTCCGTCATCTGTAATCACATTATTCTTCTTAGTCTTTTCAAAATCATTGAACGCGTCAACAAACAAAATATCATCGTGATTTTTTTCTTTCTTGAATACAAGAACAACTGTTGCAAGCATTGTCCCATAGAAAATGTTGTTCGGTAACCCAATTACGGCATCGAGTGATTTTTGCTTATCAATAATGTATTTACGAATTACGCCTTCGGCTGCGCCGCGAAAAAGTACACCATGTGGTAATACAACTGCCATGGTACCTTTTTCATCTAGGTGATATAACATATCTTCAATAAATGCGTAATCCGCTTTTGAGCGCGGTGCCAATTTACCATATTCATTGAAGCGTACGTCATCAACTGGTTCCCAGTTAACGGAGAATGGTGGAATACTAACAACAGCATCAAACTTTTTATCCTTGAACTGATCATCATCAAGCGTATTTGCATTACGCAAGTTTAATTTATTAAACTTAACACCGTGAATTATCATATTCATACGTGCCAGGTTAAATGTAGATTTATTCAATTCCGTTCCAAAATAATTTTTAACTTTTACCTTACTACCAACTTGTAACAGCGATGATGCTGAACCCATCGCAGGGTCATAAACACCATTAATTTCATTACTACTATTTCCGACTAACTGTGCTAAAAGTTTTGATACTTGAACCGGACTGTAAATATCTGCTGTATTTTTCCCAGATGCAGCACTGAAACTAGCAATCAAATATTCAAATATTTCACCACTAACCCTTGAATCACTAAAATCAATATCCTTTAACCCCAGAATAATCTTGCTAATAACTAAGGATCTGTTTGCTTCAGTTCGTCCCAAATTAGTAGAGCTAAAATCTACATCATCGAAGATATCATATAAAGCTTCAGCACTTTCTGTTCCTTCAATCGAATTATTAAATTCTACAAACGCAGTTTTCAATAACTCGTTATTCCAAATTCCATGCTCTACATTATCAACCATACTTGAAAACAAGTATTTTTTTTTAATTGTGTAGCCCTTATTTCTTTTTTTCTTAACTTGTTCTGACAGATATGCATAAAACATGAGGCAGAATAAATAATTCCGAAATTCGATTATATTCATGTGACCACGTGCATCGTCAGTAAGTTTCCAAAGCTTAGTTTGTATTGTAGCTTGCATTATTCGTTCTCTTTTAACTTTCTTTCAATACGCTCAATAATTAGTGCTTGTTCAATTTTGCGCTCTTTTTCAACCTCTAATTGCTTTGTTTTCATCGTTACATATAGTTCACCAATCACCTTTTGAACTTCCCTGTCAGGAATTTCCAACTTCAACTCCCGTAACTGACTAACCGTTAGTTTAGCAATTAAGCTCCCTTGACTTTCAATTAAAAATTGGTGATGCATTGATTTTGAATCGTTAAAAAAGAAGCGTGCATATTCAATATCAATTGGCTGCTTAGGTATTAGTTTGACATAATTACTAGTTAATAACATTCCATCATGTTCTGGACTAACAACTCCCGCTTTACTTTGAATTATGCTATAAATCAAATCACCTTGTTGCACAGTTTCAACGTAATCCGATGTACGGAATGTTTTAATTTCCCCATTTCCAGTATTTTTGAATGTATCTTTCAAAAAATTTTCGTTTGCATAAATTTTATATGCCGGAACATCTGTTGCCATCACTTCACGGATTCGTGGTAATTGCGTTCCGATGTTTATTTCAAATAAATCGTTTACTCTTACTTCCATGCCGTCTCCTTGAAATTTTTAAAAATTGCTCATCTCAATGTAATCAATATAACATCTCTCACTTTTTTCGTCCAGCAATTTTAATTAATTTCAGATAAAAATTTAATATCACCTAATATACCCCAAACTACTTAATGAATTCAAAACGCCTCATCTCGCCTTTATTTCCGTGTTTACGGGTTATTCGCAATCCAGAACCATACAAAAAAAGCATGCCAACAACTCACATCAGCATACTTCCATATCACACAAAATCCACAAAAGTCCCAACCACTTTAAACTCCCCCCAAAAATTACGCCTGCATCCAACTATACCCATGTGTCGTCAGATTACGTGGTTCATGCGCGGTCACTGTGGGATGTGCCACAAAATAATCAGCAATCAAATCGGTAATATCAACTTGTAGTTCCTTGACGATTTTTTCGGCGCCGAACATCATGAAATCCCCTCCGGACACGGCCCGATATTGATTCAAGGCGACTACTAATTCGTCGGTGGGTGCCACATCATGCCCATGGTATTTCAATTTGGTCACGCGTTGGCCCACCGGTAAACTCAGATCAAACGCGTAATCAATACCACTCCAATAATCATAATTATAATGTTGGGGCTTGGGTTCCATGAAAATTGGCGTAACTGTTAATTCACCGTCAATGACCGTGAAATATTCCGCGCTTTTTTCGAGTGCCGCTTTCAAGTCGGCCCCGGTAATTTTTTCGGCGGCCAATGTGTTGGGATAAATGTAGCTGGTCACCACATCGCGCATCGTAACTTCAGGTTTGAAGCCAGGTACTTCATTGTTAAAGAGCGCCGTTGCTGCAATATCGGTGCCAACTGCTGCCATTTGGACGCGGTTAATGAAATCTAAATACGCATCTCCGTGCGCCCGTTCTTTCAATGGTGCGTGGACGAGCATGTCGCCTGCAACTTGCCCCACTGGTGAATCCAGCCAATCTTCAACTCGTGCTTGGACACCTTGCGTTAGCGCGACAATGCCGGCGTCTGGCTTGAAACCCTTTGTTGATAATAATTGTGTGGCTTGTTTAGTTACGGCATTGGTATCATCCAGTTCAAAGGTCAGCACGCCCACATTTTCACCGCGATAGCCCGGTTGTGTTGTTGCGGTGCCTTGCACAATTCCTGCTAACTGGCGGTGTTGATGGCCGGTGACTAACCCATCAATCCCCGGCACTTCGCGTAACAATCGGTAACCAACATTTTCGCCCGTCAAAATGGCATCTGGTTCACCGGTTTTTAAATCGGCTTCAAAGCCCCCATGATATGCCACGATTACTAAATCAGCTTCTTGGCGTAAAAATGGTACGTAGCGTTTCGCCGTTTCAACAACATCCATAAACTGCAAACCTTCAATGTTAGCAGGCTTTTCCCAATGGGGAATGTAGTCGGTCGTCAAACCGAGAATAGCAACCTTGACCCCTTTGTCTTCAATAATACGATATGGCTTTCCCATAAACGGTTCATCATTGCTCGCCAAAATATTGGCATTCAAGACACCGACATCTTTTGGAATTGCCGTTTGTAAATAATCTACTCCATAATTGAATTCATGATTGCCTAAAATCCGCGCATCGTAGCCAATTTGCTTGGCAAGTTGTTGATATAAACCAACTGCATTTCGATTTTCTTTGGCAATGTAATTGGTCAATGGTGAGCCTTGAATAAAATCACCATTTTCAATCGTTATTACTAATTCATCATCGGCGGCGTGTGCTTTTAATTCCGCAATTACCGTCGCTGCCCGCGCTAAACCAAACGGTACCTCACTGTCACGACTCGAAAAATCAGTTGGTAGTACGAAGCCATGGACATCACTCGTTGATAAAATTGTAACTTTCATGTGCACTCATCCCCATTATTTTCATTTATTATTGATTTCGCTGCGAATTAGCGGCTAAAATTTTTCTAGCGTGGAATTTGGATATGTGTCTCAGATTGATTCCCACTGCGAGGCTAGAACCAGTCTGGACACCGTGATGGAAGACAAGCATTTGAAGCCACAGTGCGGTCTTCAAATGTTTGCGAAGCTTGGTTCGCTAACGCGGTAACCATCTTCACAAATCCATAATCAGTAACAAAACCCGTTACTGATTATGCCATCACGGTGCGAGCTAAAGTCCAGCCTGTTTCCAGCCTCTTCGTTAGTTTGAGCAGGTAATCTGACTAGTAATATGCCGTAATCCTTGTCGCTGCAAGTTTAGCGGTAATCAATAGTTCCACGCAGTGGCATCATAAATCTCATCTCATTTTATAAATTCCACGTCAGACGAAATAAGAAAAAGCGCCCTTGGATCTCTTCAGCAGACCACGGGCGCAATGTGTTACATGCTTAAACTAAACGTTTGCGCATTTGACCTGAGACAAAATCAATCAGGATAACCATGACGACAATCCCGATTAAGATAATGCCGACCCGAGGCCAAGTCCGGGTTCCAATTGAGAACAACAGTGGTGCCCCAATCCCCCCAGCACCAACCAAGCCAAGGATTGATGCGGAACGCACGGCGATTTCAAAACGATACAAAGTTAATGATAAGAATTCTGGCAAAACGGCGGGAATTGTGGCGTGAATCAAGACATCCAAACCGTTTCCACCGGCCGCCAAGATGGCCTCACCCGGACGGCGGTCAATTCCTTCAATCGCTTCACTGAACAACTTCCCTAACATTCCAATTGAGTGGAATGATACCGCCAAAACCCCAGCATATGGCCCAGGACCGACGGCTTTGATGAACATAATCGCCATCACGATTTCAGGGAAAGTCCGGACAAAGGTCAAAAAGAGCTTACCCGTTGTTGACCGGGGGTGAAAGAAACTTTTTTGCGTCCGTGCTGCCCAAAAGGCAAATGGTACACTCAAAATTGCTGATACAATCGTCCCTAGAAAAGCAATTGCGAGGGTTTGAATTAATAAGCTCACCAAATCTTCGCCATCACCAGTGTAGACATAACCCCAATCCGGGTGGAAAATCCCACCGAAAATGGCTTTGGTCACTTCGCCAGCCATTTCTTTGAAACCGTTAAACTGAATACCTGAAAAGGCCCAAATATAGAGGGCAACCACCAACACGCTCCAAACAAGCATGTGATAACGTTGCCAGAATGTTTTTTTAATTGTCATTATGCCAAACGCTCCCGTAATTGATTACTGATGGTGTCGACAACGATTACGACGATGAAAATCCCGATAACGACCACGGCGGTACGATCATAGCGGAATTGGCCGAGTGAACGTTGGAGTAATTCCCCAATTCCACCGGCTCCCAAGTACCCCAGCACCGTTGACGCCCGCACGTTAATTTCTAATGTATATAGAAAATAACTCAAGAAACTGTTCAATACTTGGGGCAACACTGCGAAGATGACGACTTGCGTTTTGTTAGCACCCGCGGCCGTCAATGCTTCGAGCGGTCCCATGTCGATAGTTTCAATCGCTTCATAGAATAATTTTGAGACCATCCCAAAACTAAAGACAATCAGTGTTAGTACCCCGGCCATGGGGCCAATGCCGACAATCGCCACAAAAATCGCTGCCAACACTAAATCAGGAATCGTGCGCACAATGTTCAAAATGAACCGGAAAATACTACGAATGAACGTATTCGTCATAATGTTGCGCGCGGCTAACACGGCAAACGGAATCGCGAGCACTGAACCAATCAGCGTCCCGACGAGCGCCATTTGAATTGTTTGTAATAGTGGTTGGTAGATGTATGGCGCGTAGGCCCACGCTGGGTGCAACATTTCCTTGAAAATCACCATAAATTGGTCAAACCCGTGGAAAAATTCTGGTACGTCAACTTCGGTCATATTGCCTGCACCAATAAAGATTACGAGGAATAAGAGCACCCACAATAGGGTCTTAACATGCCACTTTTGTTCCCACGTTTTCACTGGAATCGTGTTCATGCTTAGGCCTCCTTCACGTTTTGATCTTTGCCGTCATAGATTTCATCAAAGTCGGCGTCCGTAACTTCAGCAATGCTTTTATCAAATACCAATTTCCCGGCACGTAGACCCACGAGACGTGAGGCGTATTGTTTCGCCAACGCCACACTGTGCAAGTTAACCACCACGGTAATTCCGAGTTCTTCATTTAATTGTTTTAAATCGTCCATCACGGTCACCGTCGTACGGGGATCAAGTGAGGCAATTGGTTCGTCCGCCAACATGATCTTAGGATCTTGCATCAAAGCGCGGGCGATAGCGACCCGTTGTTGTTGTCCACCAGACAATTCATCAGCACGTGAGTAGAGTTTTTCGCCCAAGTTAACACGTTGTAAGTTATCCGCGGCCATTTGCTTATCGGCGGGCGTGAACAGCCCAAGTGCACTTTTGAACGTTGAATAATAACCAACTCGCCCATTCAAAATATTGCGTTCAACGGTGGAACGCTTAACCAAGTTGAAGCTTTGGAAAATCATTGCAATATTGCGGCGCAATGCCCGTAAATTTTTACCTTTGGCGCGCACAATTGATTCACCATCAATCAAAATTTCACCACTCGTCACGTCATGCAAACGATTGGCTGCACGCAGTAATGTACTTTTCCCAGCACCAGATAGCCCAACAATAACGACAAATTCACCTTTATTAATCGTCAAATTGATGTTGTCCAACCCAATTGTTCCATTAGGGTAGACCTTATTTACGTTTTGAAACTCAATAATTGGCGTTGCTTCTTGCATCATTACATCTCCTCGTAATTTCACTAAACTTGGTTGTTATTTTGTGGTGCTTCACATTTTGGTTAGTACTGGTGATTCTGAAGGCAGACCCACTTTTCGGCTTCAGCCTTTTACTGAGCGCCAACTTAAAGCTGCTTCTCAGTAAAAGGCCGGACAAAAGTATCAATTTTGTCGCGGCCCTTATTCATTACGTTGTCAGTGGAGATTAGTTTAATTTATCAGCCTTTGCTTCGTAATCGCGGACGATATCGAAGTTACTATCCTTGGCAGGCGTTACACCTTCCCATGAATAAACTGATGACAAGATGTCGTGACCTTGCTTAGTCTTTGTGATTTTCAACATTGCGTCGGAAATCTTGTCTTGCCATTTCTTGTTGATACCTGCACGAACACTGATGGTATCGTTAGGAATTGGCTTAGTCATGTAAAGGATCTTCGTGTCGTCAAAGATGGTTGGCACATCGCCCTTAACGATGTTACGAGCATCGTTGAACACAAACGCTGCGTCAGTATCTTTGTTTTCAACCGAGAGGACACCTTGGTCGTGACCCTTAACAGTGACAGTTGTGTAATCAGATGGCTTAATACCCTTTTGGTCAAGTTCAACCATTGGGAAAATGTAGCCAGCATCAGAAGTTACGTCTTGAACGGCGATTTTCTTGCCCTTCAAATCTTCAATGCTGTTGATGCCTGAATTCTTGCGTACAAGCACTTCTGACGCGTAGCTATCAGTTAACTTGTCAGTAGGTTCGCCAGATGGTTCCTTCACGCCAAAACGTTGTGATTGTAAGATAACGTTCACGCCGTATTTCTTGTGAGCAATTGTGTAAGGTGCTGGTGGCAAGAAGCCCATATCAACTTTCTTAGAACCCATTGCTTCCACAATTGTGTCGTAATCAGTCGAAACTGAAACGTGCACTGGAATCCCCAATTGCTTGCTAAGTAACTTTTCAAGTGGCTTAGCCTTGGCTTCAATCGTGTTGGCATTTGAAGATGGTACAAATTGAACCGTCAAGCTCTTCAAATCACCATTTTTCGATGTGTCTGAAGTTGACTTACCACACGCTGCTAATAAAACGACTGCCGCTAACCCGACAAAAAGCATTAAACCACGCTTAAGATTACGCATAATTGTAACAATCTCCTTTTGATTGAAAAAATAGTTGTGTATCAGAACACTCATTAGATTATACTTTTTTCACGAAATCTTCAAGAAACATTCTGAATATAGTTCGGAATTTACGAACAATTAGCATGTTTTTTACACTTCCAACACAAAAAGGAGCGCAAAATCAGTATTATATTAAGCAGGTCAGCGTTGGTCAGTCAGGTTTTCGTCATCGTGCGAGTTGTATTATTTTTTTCTAATTGAAACGTTTTACTAATGGTGATAGATAGACTGGTGCTTTGCGTTGATCGATTCTGATGCCGAAACCCGAACTTTGATTGGCGCACAGGATTATTTCAATACGGATAAATTTTAATGGTCAAATGAAAAAGAGGCAGAGACATAAATTGTCTAGCCCGCAAAATAAGCCGAATTTCTCCTTATCTTAGTAAGGTAGAAATTCGGCTTATTAACGAACAAAAGACTGAAAAAAACGATAACCACCAAAGTCATCGTCCCTTCACTATCACAATGTATTGCTCTCATTTTCAATCATCCGTTGGGAACAAATCCTCAATCGCAGACTACATTTTTGATACCGCATTAATCTCAATCAATTCCAACACCGCTTGCAAGTCGGTATCTTCGAAAAGCGACTTCGGCGTCCACGGTAATTCGATATCGGGTGCGAAACCAACTCCATTAGTCCCCTGACCAACGTCGATAAGTTCCAACCGGGTCGTCGGATAGTGCACCGTGAAATTAGGATACTTTTGCGGTGCGACATTACCGTAGTCAACAATTCCCATTGTATTGCGGCCAAGTACTGTAACCTTAGCAAATGTCTTGGCTAGCATGATGAAGTTGTCGCCGGCAGAACCGGCCATATAATCACTCAGTACATAAACATGCTTTAAGTGGCCTTTAGGCTCGAGCACATAGGGCTCACTGACTTCTTCTTCCTCAACAGTAGTATTGGCAGTTTCTGCCGATTCCCAGTAAGCCACTTGACTCGCATACATATCATCAACCGTTTGATTATTGTATTGCGCTTTTAATTTTTTGAGTTCACCAAGCCAATTGTCCTTATTCCGTTGGGTCCAGTGCGTCACATACCCAAAACCTTTAGGATAATGGTCATCGAGGTTTTCTTGCTCATCGACGAAGTACGCCAACAGATTCCAATATGCCATGTCATTACCGCCAAGATTAAGTCGCGTATCAACAATCAAATAATCCAGTTTTGCGAGTGCTTCAGCATTGTCCGCGACTACCTTGTCAGTATCAGCAGGATTCCAAAAATCCGTTAACCGCATGTACCCGGTCTGGTCATTTAACATCTCAAATACGTGTGCTGGTGAATAATCATTATCAAACTCATGTAATTCCAGGAGTCGACCATCATTCAGCGTAATGCTCCGTCCACGTTGCAATAACCACTTCCAAGTCTGGCGATGCAAAATTGGATCAAGTTCGGCAGCATGCTGATTTCCGAGCGTTTCAATCGATTCCTCATCAATCGCAACAATCATATCCCCTAGGTGCAACCGTTCATCATCAAATACATCAGTGACAACTAAGCTATTTTGGAAGCGTCGAACTCCAAAGCCAATGCCAGCACTTGCGCCATCATTTACCGTTAATCCAACGTGACCATCAGGGAAGGCCATCAGATAATCTTGGACGACATATTCAAATTCAGTATCATCCATCGCCTCGGTTATCCGCGCAGTGAAGGTGCCCGGATCAACTTGATTTTCTTTGAGCCCGGCATAGTCAGTTGTCATTAGCGC
This is a stretch of genomic DNA from Periweissella cryptocerci. It encodes these proteins:
- the phnE gene encoding phosphonate ABC transporter, permease protein PhnE, with the protein product MTIKKTFWQRYHMLVWSVLVVALYIWAFSGIQFNGFKEMAGEVTKAIFGGIFHPDWGYVYTGDGEDLVSLLIQTLAIAFLGTIVSAILSVPFAFWAARTQKSFFHPRSTTGKLFLTFVRTFPEIVMAIMFIKAVGPGPYAGVLAVSFHSIGMLGKLFSEAIEGIDRRPGEAILAAGGNGLDVLIHATIPAVLPEFLSLTLYRFEIAVRSASILGLVGAGGIGAPLLFSIGTRTWPRVGIILIGIVVMVILIDFVSGQMRKRLV
- the phnE gene encoding phosphonate ABC transporter, permease protein PhnE; the protein is MNTIPVKTWEQKWHVKTLLWVLLFLVIFIGAGNMTEVDVPEFFHGFDQFMVIFKEMLHPAWAYAPYIYQPLLQTIQMALVGTLIGSVLAIPFAVLAARNIMTNTFIRSIFRFILNIVRTIPDLVLAAIFVAIVGIGPMAGVLTLIVFSFGMVSKLFYEAIETIDMGPLEALTAAGANKTQVVIFAVLPQVLNSFLSYFLYTLEINVRASTVLGYLGAGGIGELLQRSLGQFRYDRTAVVVIGIFIVVIVVDTISNQLRERLA
- the phnC gene encoding phosphonate ABC transporter ATP-binding protein, with amino-acid sequence MQEATPIIEFQNVNKVYPNGTIGLDNINLTINKGEFVVIVGLSGAGKSTLLRAANRLHDVTSGEILIDGESIVRAKGKNLRALRRNIAMIFQSFNLVKRSTVERNILNGRVGYYSTFKSALGLFTPADKQMAADNLQRVNLGEKLYSRADELSGGQQQRVAIARALMQDPKIMLADEPIASLDPRTTVTVMDDLKQLNEELGITVVVNLHSVALAKQYASRLVGLRAGKLVFDKSIAEVTDADFDEIYDGKDQNVKEA
- a CDS encoding phosphate/phosphite/phosphonate ABC transporter substrate-binding protein: MRNLKRGLMLFVGLAAVVLLAACGKSTSDTSKNGDLKSLTVQFVPSSNANTIEAKAKPLEKLLSKQLGIPVHVSVSTDYDTIVEAMGSKKVDMGFLPPAPYTIAHKKYGVNVILQSQRFGVKEPSGEPTDKLTDSYASEVLVRKNSGINSIEDLKGKKIAVQDVTSDAGYIFPMVELDQKGIKPSDYTTVTVKGHDQGVLSVENKDTDAAFVFNDARNIVKGDVPTIFDDTKILYMTKPIPNDTISVRAGINKKWQDKISDAMLKITKTKQGHDILSSVYSWEGVTPAKDSNFDIVRDYEAKADKLN
- a CDS encoding S41 family peptidase, with the protein product MTKFEIFADVVALMTTDYAGLKENQVDPGTFTARITEAMDDTEFEYVVQDYLMAFPDGHVGLTVNDGASAGIGFGVRRFQNSLVVTDVFDDERLHLGDMIVAIDEESIETLGNQHAAELDPILHRQTWKWLLQRGRSITLNDGRLLELHEFDNDYSPAHVFEMLNDQTGYMRLTDFWNPADTDKVVADNAEALAKLDYLIVDTRLNLGGNDMAYWNLLAYFVDEQENLDDHYPKGFGYVTHWTQRNKDNWLGELKKLKAQYNNQTVDDMYASQVAYWESAETANTTVEEEEVSEPYVLEPKGHLKHVYVLSDYMAGSAGDNFIMLAKTFAKVTVLGRNTMGIVDYGNVAPQKYPNFTVHYPTTRLELIDVGQGTNGVGFAPDIELPWTPKSLFEDTDLQAVLELIEINAVSKM